Below is a genomic region from Rosa chinensis cultivar Old Blush chromosome 5, RchiOBHm-V2, whole genome shotgun sequence.
GAAGTGGCAGTGTGTCCAGTGAATTGAGCAGCTATTTTGATGCCATGTTGTTATCAAGTCAAGATTGTAGTTTTTGCTATGCATGGTCAGATTGTCAGAAGCAAAGCTAGTGGTacaaaattaattatatgaCTTCTTTGAGATCGTGAAGCAAATACAGGGACGAAACTTGATTGTTTCTAGAATTATGATTAACAAGAAGATAAGAAATATGGCTTGGTTGTTCAATCTGGAACTTGCAAAAAGAAATCAAATGGTGACAGGCATCattcaattaatcaattaattaattcaATTTTGCAAGCTAGAAGACAAAGGGTGGTGTGATTAATTGCAGCAAGTCAAAGTGCAAATAGCTTCACCTTTCAAGAATTTTAATCAAGGAGGAACGTCCAAAACCTGCAGACAATGACAAAAAAGGCTTTAAATATAGGCTTTTCAAAATATACTCCAAAGCTGAGCCTTCAAATTacaaaattaataattaatatATGTGCTGCAAGATGAGCTTCTAagcatatataattaattattgAGTCATGTGTGCTGTAGGTTTCTTTCATATGCAAAAGACAAAGACCAGAATATTTGGCATATATGAAAAGAATGAAAGACATGGCAGGagttttcaaatatatatattgcatgATGATCAATTACAAACGGTGGTCAAATTGGTCTAATAAACAAGAAGACCAAGCTTATTGAATGTGTGAGGCAGTGGTACATGGTCAACAAGGAAGTAAAACAAAAAGCGATCGATTGTGTGGGCGCAGAAGTGGGCTTACCTGCAGATTGAAGAGTCACCCCAACTTTTGCTCTCGCATGCGAATTAAATTCGATCAACCGCCGGCTATTTGCTTTTGAACCTACAGCAGCCAAAAACGTTgggaattttgtaattttgtcaGTATTCTATCAAAGACTAGTGAGGAGAGATGGGGAAGGATGGAACTCTTACCCAGTTCGAGTCTCTGTATAATCAAGATGATCAGTTCCCTATTTGTATGAAGCCGGACATTAAGACTCCTTCTCCTGGTCGGATTAAAGTAGCTGATACCCATCTCCAATTCAATTTCTAGCCCAAGCATATGATCACGCCTGGTTTCTCTCAATTTTATCAAAGCGATTTGGTCGAGGACGAGGAGTTAACTATTGTGTGGTTGGAAGCCATTCTCTTAGATATAAGGATCTAAGGATTGGGCTCCTTTTACTGGGCTGGAGTTTCAGACTTGTGGGAGACCCACTTTGAGTTTAAAATTAGGTGTGGATATAAATTAGTGGGTGTCCAATCCGTGGGCTTACTGAATCACCTGTCCACAAATCTGGAAACCCATTTCCAAATAATTTGTCTCAATATTCGGGCCCGGCTAATTTCGCTTGTCGACAACGCAAAAGCCCGTTCATACGGTCCAGTACAAGACTCAATACATCAGGTGCCCAAATTAAATTCTGGCGTCTGCAGAAGAAATACATTCGacggattaaaaaaaaataaatatatgtacATCTGTCGACAC
It encodes:
- the LOC112166005 gene encoding uncharacterized protein LOC112166005, whose translation is MLGLEIELEMGISYFNPTRRRSLNVRLHTNRELIILIIQRLELGSKANSRRLIEFNSHARAKVGVTLQSAGFGRSSLIKILERRRCVSTAKLQRSISEWLQR